Proteins encoded in a region of the Saccharothrix ecbatanensis genome:
- a CDS encoding acylphosphatase → MAVVAEVERTVRLTAWVRGHVQGVGFRWWTRARALELGLVGSASNLRDGRVEVNAEGAEAACRELLVALRSGDTPGRVDSVVERWSEARGGFNGFVER, encoded by the coding sequence ATGGCTGTCGTGGCTGAAGTAGAGCGAACCGTGCGCCTCACCGCTTGGGTGCGGGGCCATGTGCAGGGCGTCGGATTTCGGTGGTGGACCCGCGCGAGGGCACTTGAGCTGGGACTTGTCGGTTCGGCGTCCAATCTCCGTGACGGCCGCGTCGAGGTGAACGCGGAGGGGGCCGAAGCGGCGTGTCGGGAATTGCTGGTTGCACTCCGTTCGGGCGATACCCCCGGTCGGGTGGACTCGGTCGTGGAGCGCTGGTCGGAGGCCCGGGGCGGATTCAACGGTTTCGTCGAACGTTGA
- a CDS encoding CAP domain-containing protein — protein sequence MTARRGNRSVIGGLVGLLLGAAGATGVAFANPDQLAPFVGESAAQSADPDNIGVGGVGGVGQPAPSRVPEVRPTTQAPPPPATTTTTTTTTEPTTTTTTVQTTTTTPPEPAPEPTTTPPPADVPQVQQVVALVNEARDLAGCNPVKVDDRVVKAAQGHSADMAARNYFSHTTPEGVDFAERMRAAGYPSPGGENIAKGQRSAEQVMNSWMNSDGHRRNILNCGFTTIGVGLDTRAWTWTQNFGW from the coding sequence GTGACAGCACGGCGCGGTAACCGATCGGTGATCGGCGGACTCGTCGGCCTGCTCCTCGGCGCGGCCGGTGCGACCGGCGTCGCCTTCGCCAACCCGGACCAGCTCGCCCCGTTCGTCGGGGAAAGCGCAGCACAGAGCGCGGATCCGGACAACATCGGCGTCGGTGGTGTCGGCGGTGTCGGCCAGCCCGCGCCGAGCCGTGTGCCGGAGGTCCGGCCGACCACCCAGGCGCCGCCACCGCCCGCGACCACCACCACCACGACGACGACCACCGAGCCGACCACCACGACCACGACCGTCCAGACGACGACCACCACGCCGCCGGAGCCCGCCCCCGAACCCACCACGACACCGCCGCCCGCCGACGTGCCGCAGGTCCAGCAGGTCGTGGCACTGGTGAACGAGGCGCGCGACCTGGCGGGGTGCAATCCGGTGAAGGTGGACGACCGGGTCGTCAAGGCCGCGCAGGGCCACAGCGCCGACATGGCCGCGCGCAACTACTTCTCGCACACCACCCCCGAGGGCGTGGACTTCGCCGAGCGGATGCGCGCGGCGGGCTACCCGAGCCCGGGCGGGGAGAACATCGCGAAGGGGCAGCGCTCGGCCGAGCAGGTCATGAACTCCTGGATGAACTCGGACGGGCATCGGCGCAACATCCTGAACTGCGGGTTCACCACCATCGGCGTGGGTCTGGACACCCGCGCGTGGACCTGGACCCAGAACTTCGGCTGGTAG
- the mutM gene encoding bifunctional DNA-formamidopyrimidine glycosylase/DNA-(apurinic or apyrimidinic site) lyase, with product MPELPEVEVVRRGLHEHVAGRTVASVDVLHPRAIRRHLPGAADFAMRLTGQRLDAARRRGKYLWVDLSGGEAMLAHLGMSGQMLVQPADAPDEKHLRVRVRFTDDGPELRFVDQRTFGGLALADLVEVDGTWLPQPVAHIARDPMDPAFDPDAAIAALRRRRTEIKRALLDQTLVSGIGNIYADEALWRARLHGLRPADRLTRPKAAELLAHATQVMHEALGEGGTSFDALYVNVNGQSGYFDRSLAVYGQEDEPCRRCGTPIRREPFMNRSSYSCPRCQPRPRGNDRARVVVRG from the coding sequence GTGCCCGAGTTGCCCGAGGTAGAAGTAGTCCGCCGAGGTCTGCACGAGCACGTCGCCGGAAGGACGGTCGCTTCGGTCGACGTCCTGCATCCACGCGCGATCCGCCGCCACCTGCCCGGTGCGGCGGATTTCGCCATGCGCTTGACCGGGCAACGCCTGGACGCCGCCCGTCGGCGGGGCAAGTACCTGTGGGTCGACCTCTCGGGTGGCGAGGCGATGCTCGCACATCTCGGCATGAGTGGCCAGATGCTGGTCCAGCCCGCGGACGCGCCGGACGAGAAGCACCTGCGGGTGCGGGTCCGGTTCACCGACGACGGCCCCGAGCTGCGGTTCGTGGACCAGCGCACGTTCGGCGGCCTGGCGTTGGCCGACCTGGTGGAGGTCGACGGCACGTGGCTGCCACAGCCGGTGGCGCACATCGCGCGCGATCCGATGGACCCGGCGTTCGACCCGGACGCGGCCATTGCGGCGTTGCGGCGGCGGCGCACCGAGATCAAGCGCGCCCTGCTCGACCAGACGCTGGTGTCCGGCATCGGGAACATCTACGCGGACGAGGCGCTGTGGCGGGCCAGGCTGCACGGACTGCGTCCGGCGGACCGGCTGACCAGGCCGAAGGCCGCCGAGCTGCTCGCGCACGCCACGCAGGTGATGCACGAGGCGTTGGGTGAGGGCGGCACGTCGTTCGACGCGCTCTACGTCAACGTGAACGGCCAGTCGGGCTACTTCGACCGGTCACTGGCCGTGTACGGGCAGGAGGATGAGCCGTGCCGGCGGTGCGGTACGCCGATCAGGCGCGAGCCCTTCATGAACCGCTCGTCGTATTCGTGCCCGCGCTGCCAACCGCGTCCCCGTGGGAATGATCGGGCACGGGTGGTCGTGCGCGGCTGA
- a CDS encoding anti-sigma factor family protein yields the protein MSCDRTVALGAYLLGSLDPVERSSFERHVRGCSICRREMVRLAPLPGLLCQVQLSDLELPFEDPALEPDLWPLPAEEEPQPPAPRKRRLMMLVGAGVLVVLVALGAVLVPRLTGDDSPAAVTWHATDGTSGVVASADLVGKSWGTELWMKIENMPKGLRCKLIVHDRAGRTEIGGWWGSDHAPGERIPGSTSFPVDQIERLDLVVDMKVLVSVRP from the coding sequence ATGAGCTGTGACCGGACCGTCGCGCTCGGCGCGTACCTGCTCGGCTCCCTGGACCCGGTGGAGCGGTCGTCGTTCGAGCGGCACGTGCGCGGCTGCTCCATCTGCCGCCGGGAGATGGTGCGGCTCGCGCCGTTGCCCGGGTTGCTATGCCAGGTCCAGCTGTCGGACCTGGAGCTGCCGTTCGAGGACCCGGCGCTCGAGCCGGACCTGTGGCCGTTGCCGGCTGAGGAAGAGCCCCAGCCGCCGGCGCCGCGCAAGCGTCGGCTGATGATGTTGGTCGGCGCGGGGGTGTTGGTGGTGCTCGTCGCGCTGGGAGCGGTCCTGGTGCCGCGGCTGACCGGGGACGACAGCCCCGCCGCCGTGACGTGGCACGCGACCGACGGCACGTCGGGCGTGGTGGCCAGCGCGGACCTCGTCGGCAAGTCCTGGGGCACCGAGCTGTGGATGAAGATCGAGAACATGCCCAAGGGCTTGCGGTGCAAGCTGATCGTGCACGACCGCGCCGGGCGCACCGAGATCGGCGGCTGGTGGGGCAGCGACCACGCGCCGGGCGAGCGCATCCCGGGCTCCACCTCGTTCCCGGTGGACCAGATAGAACGGCTCGATCTGGTCGTCGACATGAAGGTGCTGGTCTCGGTTCGGCCGTGA
- a CDS encoding MarR family winged helix-turn-helix transcriptional regulator, with amino-acid sequence MTTNLTNQDALQLVVAVHRLIRSLRQSASVRRLQPTQLLVLAELASQGPMRIGEIAVRALCSQPTATTVVTGLESGGLVRRESDPADGRATIVELTGLGRETILSLAHGEAELLSDRLSRLSAEELEALRCATPLLRRLADPATR; translated from the coding sequence ATGACCACCAACCTGACTAATCAGGACGCGTTACAACTCGTGGTCGCCGTGCACCGGCTGATCCGGAGTCTGCGCCAGTCCGCGTCCGTTCGGCGGCTGCAACCCACGCAACTGCTGGTGCTCGCGGAACTGGCGTCACAGGGGCCGATGCGGATCGGCGAGATCGCGGTGCGCGCGCTGTGCTCGCAACCCACGGCGACCACGGTCGTCACGGGCCTGGAATCCGGCGGGCTGGTGCGCCGCGAATCCGATCCCGCCGACGGGCGGGCCACCATCGTCGAGCTGACCGGCCTCGGACGGGAAACCATCCTGTCCCTGGCGCACGGCGAGGCGGAGTTGTTGTCGGACAGGCTTTCCCGGCTGTCCGCGGAGGAACTCGAAGCGCTCAGATGCGCGACCCCGTTGTTACGCAGGCTGGCGGACCCGGCGACGCGGTGA
- a CDS encoding response regulator, translating to MTKVLVVDDEPQIVRALRINLSARGYSVLTAYDGTTALKVAAEDKPDVVVLDLGLPDVDGTTVITGLRGWTTVPIIVLSARVDSADKVQALDAGADDYVTKPFGMDELLARLRAAVRRAAVVEGEDAIVETASFTVDLAAKKVRRDGVEVHLTPTEWGLLEILARNRGRLVAQKQLLQDVWGPAYEKETHYLRVYLAQLRRKLEPEPAHPRHLVTEPGMGYRFEP from the coding sequence GTGACGAAGGTGCTGGTGGTCGATGACGAGCCGCAGATCGTGCGGGCGTTGCGGATCAACCTGTCGGCCCGCGGCTACTCGGTCCTGACCGCGTACGACGGCACGACAGCGCTCAAGGTGGCGGCCGAGGACAAGCCGGACGTGGTGGTGCTGGACCTGGGCCTGCCCGACGTGGACGGCACCACCGTGATCACGGGCCTGCGCGGCTGGACCACCGTGCCGATCATCGTGCTGTCCGCGCGGGTCGACTCAGCGGACAAGGTGCAGGCGTTGGACGCGGGCGCCGACGACTACGTGACCAAGCCGTTCGGGATGGACGAGCTGCTGGCCCGGCTGCGTGCCGCGGTGCGCCGTGCGGCGGTCGTGGAGGGTGAGGACGCGATCGTGGAGACGGCGTCGTTCACCGTGGACCTGGCGGCGAAGAAGGTGCGGCGGGACGGCGTCGAGGTGCACCTGACGCCGACCGAGTGGGGCCTGCTGGAGATCCTGGCCCGCAACCGGGGCCGGTTGGTGGCGCAGAAGCAGCTGCTCCAGGACGTGTGGGGCCCCGCGTACGAGAAGGAGACCCACTACCTGCGGGTGTACCTGGCCCAGTTGCGGCGCAAGCTGGAGCCGGAGCCGGCGCATCCCCGGCACCTGGTGACCGAGCCGGGGATGGGCTACCGCTTCGAGCCGTGA
- a CDS encoding sigma-70 family RNA polymerase sigma factor has protein sequence MAYYFDVDRGEDVVRQLYGRWRGPLHGYVMRLVGGDHQHAEDVVQETLLRAWRHADELTPADAGPWLYTVARNLVISGFRKRGGRNSEVPIEPGDLPPVADEVDHVLQSWQVAEALRALSVDHRNVVVELYYRRRSVAEAAAVLGIPSGTVKSRCFYALRALRDALEERGVTES, from the coding sequence GTGGCGTACTACTTCGATGTGGACCGTGGCGAAGATGTCGTCAGGCAGCTGTACGGCCGTTGGCGCGGCCCGCTGCACGGCTACGTCATGCGTCTGGTCGGCGGTGACCACCAGCACGCCGAGGACGTGGTCCAGGAGACGCTGCTGCGCGCCTGGCGGCACGCCGACGAGCTGACACCCGCCGACGCGGGGCCGTGGCTTTACACGGTGGCCAGGAACCTGGTCATCTCCGGCTTCCGCAAGCGCGGCGGGCGCAACTCGGAGGTGCCGATCGAGCCCGGTGACCTGCCCCCGGTCGCCGACGAGGTGGACCACGTCCTCCAGAGCTGGCAGGTCGCGGAGGCGCTGCGAGCCCTGAGCGTCGACCACCGCAACGTGGTCGTCGAGCTGTACTACCGGCGGCGTTCGGTCGCCGAGGCGGCAGCGGTGCTCGGCATCCCGTCCGGCACGGTCAAGTCGCGTTGCTTCTACGCCTTGCGCGCGTTGCGCGACGCGCTGGAGGAGCGGGGGGTAACCGAATCATGA
- a CDS encoding NAD(P)/FAD-dependent oxidoreductase translates to MTEHIVVVGAGYAGLAAAKLAAKWTDSRVTLVNARDRFVERVRLHQLVTGQSLRDLPLADLVKGTGVDLVVDQVTAIDPDARKLQLTDRMLTYDRLIYAVGSHASLDGVPGAAEHAHAVSTLEDAEKLAAALKNTRTVAVTGGGLTGIETAAELAESRPDLDVLLVTDGGFGQALSAKGARHLRKTFDRLGIRVRDHAKVGEVRADGLVLDNGERIAADTVVWTAGFRVPDLAARAGFAVDDHGRMVVDETLTSISHPDVTGIGDAAAIKRPDGLELRMACATGLPTTQQAVRGLAKRLHGEEPDPIGFRYIQQCISLGRRDGLIQFVNTDDSPKERVVTGRAAAFYKELVCRGTIVFERHPTIPAG, encoded by the coding sequence ATGACTGAGCACATCGTGGTGGTCGGAGCGGGTTATGCGGGTTTGGCCGCGGCCAAGCTGGCCGCGAAGTGGACCGATTCCCGCGTCACCCTGGTCAACGCACGGGACCGGTTCGTGGAGCGGGTCAGGCTCCACCAGCTCGTGACCGGGCAATCGTTGCGCGACCTCCCGCTCGCCGACCTCGTCAAAGGCACGGGCGTCGACTTGGTGGTGGACCAGGTGACGGCTATCGACCCCGACGCCCGCAAGCTCCAGCTCACCGACCGGATGCTGACCTACGACCGGCTGATCTACGCCGTCGGCAGTCACGCAAGCCTGGACGGCGTCCCCGGCGCCGCCGAACACGCGCACGCGGTGTCCACCCTCGAAGACGCCGAAAAACTCGCCGCGGCACTGAAGAACACGCGCACGGTCGCCGTCACGGGCGGTGGGCTGACCGGGATCGAGACCGCCGCCGAACTGGCCGAGTCCCGCCCGGACCTGGACGTCCTGCTGGTCACCGACGGCGGCTTCGGCCAGGCCCTGTCGGCGAAGGGCGCACGGCACCTGCGCAAGACGTTCGACCGGCTGGGCATCCGGGTGCGCGACCACGCGAAGGTCGGCGAGGTCCGCGCCGACGGCCTGGTGCTCGACAACGGTGAGCGGATCGCCGCCGACACGGTCGTGTGGACGGCGGGCTTCCGCGTGCCCGACCTGGCGGCACGAGCCGGGTTCGCGGTCGACGACCACGGCCGGATGGTCGTGGACGAGACCCTGACCTCGATCTCCCACCCGGACGTGACGGGCATCGGCGACGCCGCCGCGATCAAGCGGCCCGACGGTCTGGAACTGCGCATGGCGTGCGCGACCGGTTTGCCGACGACTCAGCAGGCCGTGCGCGGCCTGGCGAAGCGGCTGCACGGCGAGGAGCCGGATCCGATCGGCTTCCGGTACATCCAGCAGTGCATCAGCCTGGGCCGCCGGGACGGGCTGATCCAGTTCGTGAACACCGACGACAGCCCGAAGGAACGCGTGGTCACCGGACGGGCGGCGGCGTTCTACAAGGAACTCGTGTGCCGCGGCACGATCGTGTTCGAGCGCCATCCCACCATCCCGGCGGGCTGA
- a CDS encoding GNAT family N-acetyltransferase, with protein MSQVSVIHTWQLSDSTIAAIRKLLDAAFDGDFGDEDWDHSLGGVHALVWDGDELIGHGAVVQRRLLHADRALRTGYVEGVAVRADRRRQGVGGVVMAALEDVVRGAYALGALSASEEALEFYAARGWQRWRGRTFALTPAGVERTEEEDDGVFVLPVAPLDLSGDLTCDWRDGDVW; from the coding sequence GTGTCACAAGTTTCGGTAATCCATACCTGGCAGTTGTCCGACTCGACGATCGCCGCCATCCGGAAACTGCTCGACGCGGCGTTCGACGGCGATTTCGGTGATGAGGACTGGGACCACAGCCTCGGCGGCGTGCACGCCCTGGTCTGGGACGGCGACGAGCTGATCGGGCACGGCGCGGTGGTGCAGCGGCGGTTGCTGCACGCGGACCGGGCGCTGCGGACCGGTTACGTGGAGGGTGTCGCGGTGCGGGCGGATCGACGCCGTCAGGGGGTCGGCGGGGTGGTGATGGCGGCCCTGGAGGACGTCGTGCGCGGTGCGTACGCCCTCGGCGCTCTCAGCGCGTCGGAGGAGGCACTGGAGTTCTACGCGGCGCGTGGGTGGCAGCGGTGGCGAGGGCGGACGTTCGCGTTGACGCCCGCCGGGGTCGAGCGCACCGAGGAGGAGGACGACGGGGTCTTCGTCCTGCCGGTGGCGCCGCTCGACCTGTCCGGCGACCTCACCTGCGACTGGCGTGACGGGGACGTCTGGTAG
- the smc gene encoding chromosome segregation protein SMC, with amino-acid sequence MHLKSLTLKGFKSFASATTLRFEPGITCVVGPNGSGKSNVLDALRWVMGTQGAKDLRGGKMEDVIFAGTSGRAPLGRAEVTLTIDNSDGALPIDYVEVSITRRMFREGATEYEINGNSCRLMDIQELLSDSGIGREMHVIVGQGQLAAILESKPEERRAFVEEAAGVLKHRKRKEKALRKLEAMQANLTRLTDLTAELRRQLKPLGKQAEIARRAQAVQSELRDSRMRLLADDLVTQRESLAREEQDEAVARARRAEVEKSLQQAQVQQNELEDQVAADAPKLQQAQDTWYRLSALEERLRGTVRLAVERERHLSAAVDAPRGGRDPDELEAEAEQTAVLEQELQDGVTEARVGLAEAVETRAELERMVSAAEKAHLAAVRAIADRREGLARLSGQVEALRSKTSATAEEIERMSTALAEAVERSEVVQLELAEAREVTGTEDEDDVGLDERHRLAVEADDAARRRVEELVKAERTAERDIASWKARVDALSLGLTRKDGAGALLASRLPGLLGSVAALLTVEPGAEVALAAALGPIADAVAVASGADAVAALELLKEQDTGRAGVLVGGAPVSVDRSGWPLLPDGAWWAVDQVQAPEPLRPALHRALEKVAVVDSLATARALVDAHPSVRAVTRDGDVLGADWAVGGSGRSQSVIEVQAAVDEASEKLALAERALEQSAAALEGARAEQQSRRAEVTAVKDQLNEAKVRRARSSERLNRLVSAVRSAEAEVERVRVQREKVEAAREENLLKLAELEERLLVAQEQPLDDEPDTSHRDEMAAELAAARQGEVEARLALRTAEERARALQGKAEGLRRAARAEREARERAQRAHAARARGAVVAKAVVRGGEIALEKIAASLARAARERDTAQERRTQRETYLAQIRNLVREMSGELEKLTDAVHRDEVLRAEQRMRIEQLETKVAEEFGIGLEDLVAEYGPDVFIPPSQQEVAEYEAAKERGEAVTPPQPIPFDRDTQARRAKRAERDLSLLGKVNPLALEEFAALEERYKFLSNQLEDIKATRRDLLTVVKDVDDKILEVFSSAYEDVAREFEIVFKVLFPGGEGRLVLTEPGDMLTTGIELEARPPGKKVKRLSLLSGGEKSLAAVAMLVAIFRARPSPFYVMDEVEAALDDTNLHRLIGLFEQLREHSQLLIITHQKPTMEIADALYGVSMRGDGISQVISQRLRGEDKPKRAKVAAAVAAVLEGKVVPTADAAELAAEPATEPAPAAEPAPAAEPAPAAEPAPAVEPEAAPPAEPA; translated from the coding sequence GTGCACCTCAAGAGCCTGACGCTGAAGGGCTTCAAGTCCTTCGCCTCGGCTACCACGCTGCGCTTCGAGCCCGGCATCACGTGCGTCGTCGGACCGAACGGGTCCGGCAAGTCGAACGTGCTCGACGCATTGCGCTGGGTGATGGGCACGCAGGGCGCGAAGGACCTGCGCGGCGGCAAGATGGAGGACGTCATCTTCGCCGGCACGTCCGGCCGCGCGCCGCTGGGCCGCGCCGAGGTGACGTTGACCATCGACAACTCCGACGGCGCGCTGCCGATCGACTACGTCGAGGTGTCGATCACCCGCCGGATGTTCCGCGAGGGCGCCACCGAGTACGAGATCAACGGCAACTCGTGCCGGCTGATGGACATCCAGGAGCTGCTGAGCGACTCCGGCATCGGCCGCGAGATGCACGTGATCGTCGGCCAGGGCCAGCTCGCCGCGATCCTGGAGTCCAAGCCCGAGGAGCGGCGCGCGTTCGTCGAGGAGGCCGCGGGCGTCCTCAAGCACCGCAAGCGCAAGGAGAAGGCGCTGCGGAAGCTGGAGGCGATGCAGGCGAACCTGACCCGCCTCACCGACCTCACCGCCGAGCTGCGCCGTCAGCTCAAGCCGCTGGGCAAGCAGGCCGAGATCGCCCGCCGCGCCCAGGCCGTGCAGTCCGAGCTGCGTGACTCGCGGATGCGGCTGCTGGCCGACGACCTGGTGACGCAGCGCGAGTCGCTGGCCCGCGAGGAGCAGGACGAGGCCGTCGCCCGTGCCCGCCGCGCCGAGGTGGAGAAGTCGCTCCAGCAGGCGCAGGTGCAGCAGAACGAGCTGGAGGACCAGGTCGCGGCGGACGCGCCGAAGCTCCAGCAGGCGCAGGACACCTGGTACCGGCTGTCGGCGCTGGAGGAACGGCTGCGCGGCACGGTCCGGTTGGCGGTGGAGCGGGAACGGCACCTGTCGGCGGCCGTGGACGCGCCGCGCGGCGGACGTGACCCGGACGAGCTGGAGGCCGAGGCCGAACAGACCGCCGTGCTGGAGCAGGAACTCCAGGACGGCGTGACGGAGGCCCGGGTCGGGCTGGCCGAGGCCGTCGAGACGCGGGCCGAGCTGGAGCGGATGGTGTCCGCGGCGGAGAAGGCGCACCTGGCCGCCGTGCGGGCGATCGCGGACCGGCGTGAGGGCCTGGCCCGGCTGTCCGGGCAGGTGGAGGCGCTGCGGTCGAAGACGAGCGCGACCGCCGAGGAGATCGAGCGGATGTCGACCGCGCTGGCCGAGGCGGTCGAGCGGTCCGAGGTCGTGCAGCTGGAGCTGGCCGAGGCCCGTGAGGTGACCGGGACCGAGGACGAGGACGACGTTGGGCTGGACGAGCGGCACCGGCTGGCCGTCGAGGCGGACGACGCGGCACGGCGTCGGGTCGAGGAGCTGGTCAAGGCCGAGCGGACGGCCGAGCGGGACATCGCGTCGTGGAAGGCGCGGGTGGACGCGCTGTCGTTGGGGCTGACGCGGAAGGACGGCGCGGGCGCGTTGCTGGCGTCCAGGCTGCCGGGCTTGCTGGGGTCGGTCGCGGCGTTGTTGACCGTGGAGCCGGGGGCGGAGGTCGCGTTGGCGGCGGCGCTCGGGCCGATCGCGGACGCGGTGGCGGTGGCGTCCGGTGCGGACGCGGTGGCGGCGCTGGAGTTGTTGAAGGAGCAGGACACCGGTCGCGCCGGCGTGCTGGTGGGTGGCGCGCCGGTGAGCGTGGACCGGTCTGGCTGGCCGTTGTTGCCTGACGGCGCCTGGTGGGCGGTCGACCAGGTGCAGGCGCCGGAACCGCTGCGGCCCGCGTTGCACCGGGCGTTGGAGAAGGTCGCCGTGGTGGACTCGCTGGCCACCGCGCGGGCGTTGGTGGACGCGCACCCGTCGGTCCGGGCGGTGACGCGGGACGGTGACGTGCTCGGCGCGGACTGGGCCGTCGGCGGGTCCGGGCGCAGCCAGAGCGTCATCGAGGTCCAGGCCGCGGTGGACGAGGCGTCCGAGAAACTGGCGTTGGCGGAGCGCGCGTTGGAGCAGTCCGCTGCCGCTCTTGAAGGCGCACGGGCCGAGCAGCAGTCGCGCCGGGCCGAGGTCACCGCGGTGAAGGACCAGCTCAACGAGGCCAAGGTGCGGCGCGCGCGGTCGTCCGAACGGCTGAACCGGCTGGTCTCGGCGGTGCGTTCGGCCGAGGCCGAGGTCGAGCGCGTGCGGGTGCAGCGGGAGAAGGTCGAGGCCGCCCGAGAGGAGAACCTGCTCAAGCTGGCCGAGCTGGAGGAACGGCTGCTGGTGGCGCAGGAGCAGCCGCTGGACGACGAGCCGGACACCTCCCACCGTGACGAGATGGCCGCCGAGCTGGCCGCCGCGCGGCAGGGCGAGGTGGAAGCCCGGCTGGCGTTGCGGACCGCTGAGGAACGCGCCCGTGCGTTGCAGGGCAAGGCGGAGGGCCTGCGGCGGGCGGCGCGTGCGGAACGTGAGGCGCGGGAACGTGCCCAGCGCGCGCACGCGGCGCGGGCACGGGGTGCGGTGGTGGCGAAGGCCGTGGTGCGCGGCGGCGAGATCGCGTTGGAGAAGATCGCCGCCTCCCTGGCACGTGCCGCCCGCGAACGTGACACGGCGCAGGAACGTCGGACGCAGCGCGAGACGTACCTCGCCCAGATCCGCAACCTGGTCCGCGAGATGTCCGGTGAGCTGGAGAAGCTGACCGACGCCGTGCACCGCGACGAGGTGCTGCGGGCCGAGCAGCGGATGCGGATCGAGCAGCTGGAGACCAAGGTCGCCGAGGAGTTCGGCATCGGCCTGGAGGACCTGGTCGCCGAGTACGGGCCGGACGTGTTCATCCCGCCGTCGCAGCAGGAGGTCGCCGAGTACGAGGCGGCGAAGGAGCGCGGCGAGGCCGTGACGCCGCCGCAGCCGATCCCGTTCGACCGGGACACGCAGGCGCGGCGGGCGAAGCGGGCCGAGCGGGACCTGTCGCTGCTGGGCAAGGTGAACCCGTTGGCGCTGGAGGAGTTCGCGGCGCTGGAGGAGCGGTACAAGTTCCTGTCCAACCAGCTGGAGGACATCAAGGCGACGCGGCGCGACCTGCTGACCGTGGTGAAGGACGTCGACGACAAGATCCTGGAGGTCTTCTCGTCGGCGTACGAGGACGTCGCGCGCGAGTTCGAGATCGTGTTCAAGGTGCTGTTCCCGGGTGGCGAGGGTCGGCTGGTGCTGACCGAGCCGGGCGACATGCTGACGACCGGCATCGAACTGGAAGCCCGGCCGCCGGGGAAGAAGGTCAAGCGGCTGTCGTTGTTGTCCGGTGGGGAGAAGTCGCTGGCGGCGGTGGCCATGCTGGTGGCGATCTTCCGGGCCCGGCCGTCGCCGTTCTACGTGATGGACGAGGTCGAGGCGGCCCTGGACGACACCAACCTGCACCGGTTGATCGGGCTGTTCGAGCAGCTTCGGGAGCACTCGCAGCTGTTGATCATCACGCACCAGAAGCCCACGATGGAGATCGCGGACGCGCTGTACGGCGTGTCGATGCGGGGTGACGGCATCAGCCAGGTGATCTCGCAGCGCTTGCGCGGTGAGGACAAGCCGAAGCGCGCCAAGGTCGCCGCCGCGGTTGCCGCGGTCTTGGAGGGCAAGGTCGTTCCGACCGCCGACGCCGCCGAACTCGCTGCCGAGCCCGCCACCGAGCCCGCGCCCGCCGCCGAGCCCGCGCCCGCCGCTGAGCCCGCGCCCGCCGCTGAGCCCGCGCCCGCCGTCGAGCCGGAAGCGGCACCGCCCGCCGAACCTGCTTAG
- the rnc gene encoding ribonuclease III: MGGRSSRGRSADRAPLIEALGVPLDAELLTLALTHRSYAYENGGLPPNERLEFLGDAVLGLVVTDHLYQTHPELPEGQLAKLRASVVNMHALAGVARGLGDDGLGGHLLLGRGEELTGGRDKASILADGLEAVIGAVYLQFGIETARQLVHHLFDPLLAEAPLRGAGLDWKTSLQELTASAGLGVPEYRVDDQGPDHRKEFTATVHVGGQAYGTGDGKTKKEAEQKAAEAAYRVLHERVRGEQEAAASGNGHATNSAGNQTSPQALPQASPTQED; encoded by the coding sequence GTGGGGGGTAGGTCGTCGCGCGGTCGGTCCGCCGACCGCGCCCCGTTGATCGAAGCGCTCGGCGTCCCTTTGGACGCCGAGCTGCTGACGCTCGCGCTCACACACCGGTCGTACGCGTACGAGAACGGCGGTCTGCCGCCGAACGAGCGACTGGAATTCCTCGGCGACGCGGTGCTCGGCCTCGTCGTCACCGACCACCTGTACCAGACCCACCCCGAGCTGCCCGAGGGGCAGTTGGCCAAGCTCCGCGCGAGCGTGGTCAACATGCACGCCCTGGCGGGTGTGGCCCGGGGGTTGGGCGACGACGGGTTGGGCGGGCATCTCCTGCTCGGTCGCGGCGAGGAGCTGACCGGCGGCAGGGACAAGGCGAGCATCCTCGCGGACGGCCTCGAAGCCGTCATCGGCGCGGTGTACCTGCAATTCGGCATAGAGACCGCGCGTCAACTGGTTCACCACCTGTTCGACCCGTTGTTGGCGGAAGCGCCGCTGCGTGGCGCCGGGCTGGACTGGAAGACCAGTCTGCAAGAGCTGACCGCTTCGGCAGGCCTGGGCGTCCCCGAGTACCGGGTTGACGACCAGGGTCCTGACCACCGCAAGGAGTTCACCGCGACGGTGCACGTCGGTGGCCAGGCCTACGGCACTGGCGATGGGAAGACGAAGAAGGAAGCCGAGCAGAAGGCGGCCGAGGCCGCCTACCGCGTGTTGCACGAACGGGTCCGCGGCGAGCAAGAGGCCGCCGCGTCCGGGAACGGCCACGCAACCAACTCGGCGGGCAACCAGACTTCACCCCAGGCTTTACCTCAGGCTTCACCTACTCAGGAAGACTGA